A genomic window from Tolypothrix sp. PCC 7910 includes:
- a CDS encoding cbb3-type cytochrome c oxidase subunit I has product MTHEMSEAIAPQPKPSDGWRQYFSFSTDHKVIGVQYMVMTFIFFLIGGLLAMIIRAELLTPEANVVDRPLYNGLFTMHGTIMIFLWIIPFNAGLSNYLVPLMIGARDMAFPLLNAISFWILPPAGLLLISSFLLPSGAAQAGWWSYPPVSLQFPPGQPINGEFFWIVSLVLIGISSIMGAVNFVTTIFWMRSPGMTFFRMPVFVWSVLSAQLLQLINLPALTGALILLLLDLAVGTHFFKPLENGDPIIYQHLFWFYSHPAVYIMALPAFGIIAEVLPAFSRNPLFGYRSVAIASLGIAVVSIFVWVHHMFTSATPGWMRMTFMATSMLVAIPTGVKAFAWTATIWKSKLHLETPMLFAMGGAAMFIFGGVTGVMLAATPFDIHVNNTYFVVGHFHYIVFNTITMAIFAAIYFWFPKITGRMYAEGWGKLHFWLTFIPANITFFSMHPLGLQGMLRRISSYDPQYQGWNVIASLAAFALGVSTLPFIANIVGSWLYGPRAVDNPWHATGLEWTTSSPPPRDNFAEIPVVRRPPYDYGDPKYSVIEPSDNS; this is encoded by the coding sequence ATGACACATGAAATGAGTGAAGCGATCGCCCCGCAGCCAAAGCCTAGTGATGGCTGGCGGCAATATTTCAGCTTCAGCACCGACCATAAGGTAATTGGTGTGCAGTACATGGTGATGACGTTTATTTTCTTCCTAATTGGTGGGTTGTTGGCGATGATCATTCGTGCCGAACTGCTCACCCCAGAAGCAAATGTGGTTGATCGTCCGCTTTACAACGGCCTGTTCACCATGCACGGCACAATCATGATTTTTCTGTGGATTATCCCCTTCAATGCAGGACTTTCTAACTACCTAGTGCCGTTAATGATTGGCGCGCGGGATATGGCCTTTCCCCTACTCAATGCCATCTCTTTTTGGATTTTGCCACCCGCAGGCCTTTTGCTCATATCTAGCTTTTTGCTACCTAGTGGTGCGGCACAGGCGGGTTGGTGGTCTTATCCGCCAGTTAGTTTGCAATTTCCGCCCGGTCAACCAATTAACGGTGAATTCTTTTGGATAGTTAGTCTGGTATTAATCGGTATCTCCTCAATTATGGGAGCGGTCAACTTTGTGACCACCATCTTTTGGATGCGATCGCCTGGGATGACATTTTTTCGGATGCCTGTGTTTGTTTGGTCAGTACTCAGCGCCCAGTTGTTGCAGCTGATTAATTTACCAGCCCTCACAGGTGCATTGATACTGTTGTTACTTGACCTTGCTGTTGGTACGCACTTCTTCAAGCCCTTAGAAAATGGCGACCCCATCATCTACCAGCATTTATTTTGGTTTTACTCTCACCCAGCAGTGTATATCATGGCGCTACCAGCCTTCGGTATTATTGCGGAAGTATTGCCAGCCTTTTCCCGCAATCCTCTATTTGGCTATCGGTCAGTAGCGATCGCTTCCTTAGGTATCGCTGTTGTTAGCATCTTCGTTTGGGTACATCATATGTTCACCAGTGCTACCCCTGGCTGGATGCGGATGACTTTCATGGCCACTTCCATGTTAGTTGCGATACCTACAGGGGTGAAGGCATTTGCTTGGACTGCCACTATCTGGAAAAGCAAGCTGCATTTAGAAACACCGATGTTATTTGCGATGGGAGGTGCAGCCATGTTTATTTTCGGTGGCGTTACTGGGGTGATGCTGGCGGCTACACCCTTTGATATTCACGTGAACAATACATATTTTGTAGTGGGTCACTTCCACTACATCGTTTTCAACACCATTACAATGGCTATCTTTGCAGCCATTTACTTCTGGTTTCCCAAAATCACTGGCAGGATGTACGCGGAAGGTTGGGGCAAACTACATTTCTGGCTGACATTTATTCCAGCTAATATTACCTTCTTCTCTATGCATCCTTTGGGTTTGCAGGGAATGCTACGCCGAATTTCTTCCTACGATCCGCAGTATCAAGGATGGAACGTCATTGCTAGTTTAGCGGCATTCGCTTTAGGGGTATCGACTCTACCCTTTATTGCCAATATTGTTGGTTCTTGGCTATATGGGCCAAGGGCAGTAGATAATCCTTGGCACGCTACAGGATTGGAATGGACAACATCTTCGCCACCTCCGCGAGATAACTTTGCAGAGATTCCAGTTGTGAGAAGGCCCCCTTATGACTACGGCGATCCTAAATATTCAGTAATAGAACCTTCTGATAATTCGTAA
- a CDS encoding SDR family oxidoreductase gives MNIAIIGCGYVGCAVAQCWQQKMNFVVTATTTTPTRVPALEAVAQKVIVVKGNDANGLKAVLASQDVVLLSVGAKGADFYEEAYLQTAKTLASILPEFPNVQQLIYTGSYSVYGDKNGEFVDEETTANPSTTNGKIMKETEDVLLSANSNNLHVCILRLGGIYGPGRELIKIFGRLAGTSRPGSGDDVANWIHLDDIVGVIEFARQHNWQGIYNVVDDAHLISREFFETLLTTHNLPQIKWDASLPSNRPYNAWVSNQKIKDAGYQLIHPQMIFN, from the coding sequence ATGAACATAGCAATCATTGGTTGTGGTTATGTAGGTTGTGCAGTTGCCCAATGTTGGCAGCAAAAAATGAATTTTGTAGTGACTGCAACTACAACTACACCAACACGTGTACCCGCATTAGAAGCAGTAGCCCAGAAAGTTATAGTCGTTAAAGGTAATGATGCAAATGGGCTAAAAGCAGTATTAGCAAGTCAAGATGTAGTGCTGTTAAGTGTGGGTGCAAAAGGCGCTGATTTTTATGAAGAAGCTTATTTGCAAACTGCCAAAACTTTAGCCTCTATTTTGCCGGAATTTCCGAATGTGCAGCAACTAATCTACACAGGTAGTTATTCTGTTTATGGTGACAAAAATGGTGAGTTTGTAGATGAAGAAACTACAGCTAACCCTAGCACTACCAATGGTAAAATCATGAAGGAAACTGAAGATGTTTTGCTATCAGCAAACAGTAATAATCTTCACGTTTGTATTTTGCGATTAGGCGGTATTTATGGCCCAGGTAGGGAACTAATCAAAATATTTGGTCGCCTTGCTGGTACTAGCCGTCCTGGTAGTGGTGATGATGTCGCCAATTGGATTCATCTTGATGATATTGTGGGTGTAATTGAGTTTGCGCGCCAACACAATTGGCAAGGAATTTATAATGTAGTGGACGATGCCCATCTCATTAGTCGCGAATTCTTTGAAACTTTGCTAACAACGCACAATTTACCTCAAATTAAGTGGGATGCTTCGCTTCCAAGTAATCGTCCCTATAATGCTTGGGTATCAAATCAAAAAATTAAGGATGCTGGATATCAATTGATTCATCCACAAATGATATTTAATTAA
- a CDS encoding heme-copper oxidase subunit III, translating into MQRRTIHIDESPIRFEKWRRRLPNWLQRFLPSGGGSHEDHHGKGMFGFTIFLLSESIIFLSFIFTYVGLRLTTSNWLPPGVSGPELSTFVIINTVVLLSSSFVIQPAENALRHHRLNKFRWLWLLTIIMGSYFLIAQIIEWKNLDFQITTGLVGSTFYVLTGFHSLHVFAGVVLQIIMLVRSFIPGNYSQGHFGVSSATLFWHFVDVVWVFLFSLLYIWRA; encoded by the coding sequence ATGCAACGTCGCACAATTCATATAGATGAAAGTCCTATCCGTTTTGAAAAGTGGCGGCGACGCTTACCAAATTGGTTGCAGCGCTTTCTGCCCAGTGGTGGTGGAAGTCATGAGGATCATCATGGTAAGGGAATGTTTGGATTTACCATATTCCTACTATCAGAAAGCATCATCTTTTTGAGTTTTATCTTTACCTATGTTGGTCTGCGATTAACCACATCAAATTGGTTACCACCAGGTGTTTCTGGGCCAGAATTATCTACCTTTGTGATTATTAACACAGTGGTATTGCTTTCTAGTAGCTTTGTCATTCAACCAGCAGAAAATGCTCTTAGGCATCACAGATTAAATAAATTTCGCTGGCTGTGGTTGCTGACAATTATCATGGGTAGCTACTTTTTAATTGCTCAGATAATTGAGTGGAAAAATCTCGACTTCCAAATCACTACGGGACTAGTTGGGTCTACATTCTATGTGCTTACAGGGTTTCATAGTTTGCACGTTTTTGCAGGTGTAGTTCTGCAAATAATTATGCTTGTCCGTTCTTTCATTCCGGGTAACTATAGCCAGGGTCATTTCGGTGTGAGTTCAGCAACTTTATTTTGGCATTTTGTTGATGTAGTGTGGGTGTTTTTATTTTCCCTGCTCTACATTTGGCGAGCATAA
- a CDS encoding pentapeptide repeat-containing protein yields MSELERYYRVLELEPGATLEEVNQAYKDLVFVWHPDRIPQDNLRLQQKAQDKLKAINEARDKLRSIKVKHQPTTYSHPHQHQPTTYSPPHQPHPPQPKKSPQTGYEPSSKNTDLSGKDFSRANLSNKDLSGRNLSFADLSGANLSDTFMHKVNLRGANLSEANLFRANLLLADMREANLRSANLIGADLSGADLRGADLTGARIRSGDRLLVKLIGANLAGAIMPDGSVHQ; encoded by the coding sequence ATGAGCGAGTTGGAGCGGTATTATAGAGTCTTGGAATTAGAGCCTGGAGCAACACTTGAAGAAGTGAACCAGGCTTATAAAGATTTGGTTTTTGTATGGCATCCCGATCGCATTCCCCAAGACAATCTCCGTTTACAACAAAAGGCGCAAGATAAGCTAAAAGCGATTAACGAAGCGCGTGATAAATTGCGTTCTATCAAGGTTAAGCATCAACCAACAACATACTCACACCCGCATCAACATCAACCGACAACATACTCACCGCCACATCAGCCACATCCGCCTCAACCGAAAAAGTCACCTCAAACTGGTTATGAACCATCATCTAAAAATACAGATTTGAGTGGCAAAGATTTTAGCCGAGCCAACTTGAGCAACAAAGATTTATCGGGGAGAAACCTGAGTTTTGCTGACTTGAGTGGTGCAAACCTCAGCGATACTTTTATGCACAAAGTGAATCTCAGAGGTGCAAATTTATCGGAAGCTAATTTATTTAGAGCTAACCTACTTCTAGCAGATATGAGAGAAGCGAATTTACGCTCAGCCAACTTAATTGGAGCAGATTTAAGTGGCGCTGATTTGCGAGGCGCTGATTTAACAGGAGCAAGGATTCGCTCAGGCGATCGCCTTCTGGTTAAATTGATAGGAGCTAACTTAGCCGGTGCTATTATGCCAGATGGTTCTGTTCACCAATAA
- a CDS encoding glutathione peroxidase — protein sequence MSTNISDIAVKTINGEDKLLSEYAGKVLLIVNVASYCGYTPQYEGLERLNREYRDAGLRILAFPSNDFGAQEPGSNEEIVQFCTSKYGVSFELFDKVHAKDSQQHPLYTRLTNAVEPTGPVAWNFEKFLVNKQGEVVARFKSSVKPYSPELIATIESELAK from the coding sequence ATGAGTACCAACATTTCTGACATTGCAGTCAAAACCATCAACGGTGAGGATAAGCTACTGAGTGAGTATGCTGGCAAAGTACTCTTGATTGTGAATGTGGCTTCTTACTGTGGTTACACGCCTCAATATGAGGGATTAGAAAGGTTGAACCGAGAGTATAGAGACGCTGGCTTACGGATTCTGGCGTTTCCTAGTAATGACTTTGGCGCACAGGAACCGGGCAGCAACGAAGAAATTGTACAATTCTGTACGAGCAAGTACGGTGTTAGCTTTGAACTGTTCGATAAAGTTCATGCTAAGGATTCGCAACAGCACCCACTTTATACTCGTCTCACCAATGCAGTTGAGCCTACAGGGCCTGTTGCTTGGAATTTTGAAAAATTTTTAGTGAATAAGCAAGGTGAAGTAGTAGCTCGTTTTAAAAGCAGCGTCAAACCATATTCGCCAGAATTAATTGCCACCATTGAAAGCGAATTAGCTAAATAA
- a CDS encoding NAD(P)/FAD-dependent oxidoreductase produces the protein MSSPVYQTVILGGGFTGLFTALHLAHEHYPRSVILIDKNERFCFKPLLYEYFDGEMDSFQVVPRFAELLQGSGVIFVQDTVDSINLQQREVKLASGNSYSYSNLVLALGSVTGYHQVKGAKENAFPFWTQADAIALDKHLRDCLQRALQTEDAEQRRQLLTVVIVGGGASGVEMAATLGDFLPLWYSALGGNSQDIHVVLLNHGEKILDGDINDPLRPNAEQELQKRTVPIEILRGAEATAVNSNSIEYKTNEEVKTLPTYTTIWTAGTSNHPLIQDLPIPKEQRDRHNHPLVTPTMQLLDFPEVFAGGDCVAVQGNSLPPTAQVAYQQGATIAKNLKAIALGEELKPVKVNIRGTLLKLGLNDAAANLFNTFEVAGEPAHLIRQSTYLTLLPTPIHDFKATEEWVHDEIFHHHLDNQDVGKKVLQAVELVGAGVVGVLAARRLLKMLGDEDKNQ, from the coding sequence ATGAGCAGCCCAGTGTATCAAACCGTGATTCTAGGTGGTGGCTTTACAGGGCTATTTACAGCCTTACATTTAGCTCACGAACATTACCCTCGTTCTGTGATATTAATTGATAAAAATGAGCGCTTTTGTTTTAAGCCATTACTTTATGAATATTTCGATGGCGAAATGGATAGCTTTCAAGTAGTACCCCGCTTTGCGGAATTACTTCAAGGTAGTGGTGTAATTTTTGTTCAAGATACAGTCGATTCTATAAACCTGCAGCAACGAGAAGTAAAATTAGCTTCAGGAAATTCCTACAGCTACAGTAATTTAGTCTTAGCGTTGGGTAGCGTGACTGGCTATCATCAGGTTAAAGGTGCGAAAGAAAATGCTTTCCCATTTTGGACACAAGCAGATGCGATCGCACTCGATAAACATTTGCGCGACTGCTTACAAAGAGCCTTGCAAACTGAAGATGCAGAACAACGCCGACAATTGCTAACTGTAGTGATAGTTGGTGGTGGTGCTTCCGGTGTAGAAATGGCAGCTACTTTGGGAGATTTTCTCCCCCTTTGGTATAGCGCCTTAGGCGGAAATTCTCAGGACATTCATGTGGTTCTGCTCAATCATGGGGAAAAAATTCTCGACGGCGATATTAACGATCCACTTCGTCCCAACGCCGAACAAGAATTACAAAAACGCACTGTACCAATTGAAATTCTCAGGGGAGCAGAAGCCACTGCTGTTAACTCCAACTCTATTGAATATAAAACTAACGAGGAAGTTAAAACTTTACCAACTTACACCACAATCTGGACAGCCGGAACTTCCAACCATCCATTAATTCAAGACTTACCCATTCCCAAAGAACAGCGCGATCGCCATAATCACCCCCTAGTTACGCCTACCATGCAACTGCTCGACTTTCCCGAAGTCTTTGCAGGTGGTGATTGTGTAGCAGTTCAGGGTAATTCCCTACCACCTACAGCTCAAGTTGCTTATCAACAAGGTGCTACTATTGCCAAAAATTTAAAAGCGATCGCTCTCGGAGAAGAACTGAAACCTGTGAAAGTTAATATCCGCGGTACTCTCTTAAAGTTGGGGTTAAATGATGCTGCTGCTAACCTTTTTAATACTTTTGAAGTTGCAGGCGAACCCGCACACTTAATTCGTCAAAGCACTTATTTAACACTATTACCAACTCCAATTCATGACTTTAAAGCGACTGAAGAATGGGTGCATGATGAGATTTTTCACCATCACTTAGACAATCAAGATGTCGGTAAAAAAGTTTTACAAGCAGTCGAATTAGTTGGTGCTGGAGTTGTAGGGGTTTTAGCTGCCAGAAGATTATTAAAAATGCTGGGTGATGAGGATAAAAATCAGTAG